A genome region from Primulina eburnea isolate SZY01 chromosome 9, ASM2296580v1, whole genome shotgun sequence includes the following:
- the LOC140840707 gene encoding uncharacterized protein, which produces MHRFFKRKDPEPEVQSIGDLRVEEFDFSQLPADLGLRTPISAYNVNIRDQVRRHICQKFHVNLQAMNSPKKKKFGVSQCSRFNPTWFNKFGDWLNKRKWRLLLVNDSQIGSVNISAHNKEINDVILKNAPKNCKSTSPDIQKVIVSACVNETINVIIRDDGDSLFSILVYESRDVSTKEQISFLQLALIVVAKKNLPIYNLFRVVGDMLNVVGASCKHSDLLREKHSDFMVEALERGEISSGWGHNQETTLQRLGDTRWGHITIL; this is translated from the exons ATGCAtagattttttaaaagaaaagatCCAGAACCAGAAGTACAAAGCATTGGAGATCTTAGGGTTGAAGAATTTGATTTCTCACAACTACCGGCGGATCTTGGACTTAGGACTCCAATTTCTGCATATAATGTTAATATTAGGGATCAAGTTCGAAGGCATATTTGCCAAAAGTTCCATGTCAATCTTCAGGCTATGAattccccaaaaaaaaaaaaatttggagtAAGCCAATGTAGCCGGTTCAATCCTACATGGTTTAATAAATTTGGTGATTGGTTAAACAAGCGGAAGTGGAGGCTTTTGTTGGTGAATGATTCACAAATTGGAAGTGTAAATATAA GTGCTCATAATAAAGAGATTAATGATGTGATATTGAAAAATGCTCCTAAAAATTGCAAGTCAACATCACCTGATATTCAGAAGGTCATAGTGAGTGCTTGTGTCAATGAAACGATTAATGTTATTATCAGGGACGATGGTGATTCATTGTTCTCTATTTTAGTGTATGAATCTCGTGATGTGTCAACAAAGGAGCAAATTTCATTT CTTCAACTAGCTCTTATAGTTGTGGCCAAGAAAAATCTTccgatttataatttatttcgtGTTGTTGGTGACATGTTAAATGTTGTTGGAGCATCTTGCAAACATTCTGATCTTCTTCGAGAGAAACATTCAGATTTTATGGTCGAGGCATTGGAGAGGGGTGAGATTTCAAGTGGCTGGGGACATAATCAAGAAACTACCCTTCAACGTCTTGGGGATACACGTTGGGGTCACATTACCATTCTTTGA